A segment of the Ovis canadensis isolate MfBH-ARS-UI-01 breed Bighorn chromosome 17, ARS-UI_OviCan_v2, whole genome shotgun sequence genome:
actttgccaacaaaggtccatctagtccaggctatggtttctccagtagtgtatggatgtgagagttggactaaaaagaaagctgagtgccaaagaattgatgcttttcaactgtggtgttggagaagactcttgagagttccttggactgcaaggagatcaaaccagtctatcctaaaggagatcaaccctgaacattcattggaaggactgatgctgaagctgaaactccaatactttggccacttgatgcaaagaactgactcactggaaaagaccctgatgctgggaaagactgaaggcaggaggagaaggggacaacagaggatgagatggttggatggcatcaccaactcgatggtcaggagtttgagtaacctccgggagctggtgatggaccgagaggcctggtgtgctgccgtccatggggtcctaaagagtcggacacgactgagcaactgaagtgaactataTATAAACAAGATAAACAAAGACCTATTATATtgtacaaggaactatattcaacatcttgtaacaacctatagtggaaaaaagtctgagaaagaatatgtacatatatacacaacagatatacacatatatatacacaaacataaaactgaatcactttgctgtatacctgaaactttataaatcaattatacctcaataaaaaaaaataaaaggacaagaTCTGATCGGGAAAAACCCCCCAATTTTGCTGGGAAAAAGGTGGAGAGGTGGGTCTCTAGACAAGAATGTTAGTGAGGGAACACTATTCTTGTTCTATCAATAGTGAGTCAACTCATTAAAAGGAGAACCAATGTATCACTAAGAACAGTATTTTTGTGTTCTGTGAACACAAAACATGTGTCCttaaaatcaaaagatgcttggcAACATGCTTAGTAAATGCACCATGCTACATTTTTCTGACCAAGAGCCACAAGAAACAGTGGTTGGTCAAAGGTTTCAGGAGACTCCCAAGGAAAGGAAACAGTACATTTTCCCTTAACTTAGTACCTGTGTTCTTAATCCACCCCTCCCACATTCCttactccttttaaaaaaataaacttgttaATATTGGGTAGAACTGATTGTTTGAGAAGCATGGTTTTAGAAAATCTGGTTTAATTCTTGAACTTGCAAAAATGGAAACTTCAGGTATATTCAGGTTCCTGCACTGAAAGCATCATATTTGTGGAAAAACAGCTTTGAATGGAAGAAAATCAGTCGAGAGCAGAAACCAATTTCCAAAGGTGGATCCACTGGCCTGTGGTCTGGGGATGTTGGTGGGTGCCCGATGAGCCAGGAAAACTCTCCTTGGGAAGCAAGCCTTGGCTAACTTCTCAGCAACCCTTGGCATTAGCCTGACTTTCCTGGatgtttttcaaaaagttttggCAGAAATGCAGAACACAGAGGGGAAGGAAGGCAATCCTCAGAGATAAAGGTAGGAACACATTTAGGCCTCTgggaccattcattcattcatccatccatccgttaATCAAACATATGTTACTTACTAACCACGTGCTcagcattgtgctaagtgctgCAGCCAACAGTGTAGCTTCAAGAGGCTCACGGACACAAACTGGTGCAAAGAAGGAAAAGTACCCTGAGAGAAATCTATTCAAAGTGTAGGTTGAGGGGACACAACTTAGGGTGAGGGCAAGAGGGCAATCAAGAAGGACTTTACAAAGGAGGCAGTTTTCCAGCTAAACTTTGAAAGAGGAGTGaaacctgcattttaacaagcaccTCAAGTGGTTAAATTTTGAAAAGCACTGTTCTAGGATAtgagatggagaaggcgatggcaccccactccagtcctcttgcctggaaaatcccatggacggaggagactggtaggctgcagtccatagggtagcgaagagtcggacacgactgaacgacttcactttcacttttcactttcatgcattggagaaggaaatggcaacctactccagtgttcttgcctggagaatcccagggatgggaaagcctggtgggctgccgtctatggggtcacagagtcggacatgactgaagcgacttagcagcagtagcagcagcaggatatgaGACCTCCTACCTGGCCTTCTCTTGAGGACTATTTAAAGGTGCCCTCCAAAGTCACCATTAAAATTCATTATAAATCAGATGCAGTTTGCTTATAAATTCATGACAAACTGCACCTCAGCCATGGCATGTTTTGCCAACTTATTTAACAGCTGCTGTTTTGTTTAACAACTTTAGGagggacttttcttttttatatttttaacaacaacaacaaaaaacaccttTACTATGTAAATTTtcaagcatattaaaaatcaacagAACAATACAACAAACCTCCATGTTCCCATAACCCAGCTTCAACAACCATCCATTAGTGGCCAATCTTGTTTTTAAATCTCCCATATTATGTTATGAGAAAGTCATTATAAAATTTTACCAGTAAATTAAAATGACATTCaaactgtgttttcttttctaggaacACACAGGTTAACATCTTGTACCTCTAATAATCTAGGACTTATTAGATTGAAAGGATCTATTGAAAGGACCCCAATAGCAGTTTAAAATCTATATTCCCAAATTCCAAATGTCAGTGGCCACCCTCTGCCACATACTGGGGAAACATGAAAGCAGCCATCAAGGCAGGGGTTGCCTGGGCCATGTGCATATCTAAAATCTATGGGTATCTATAACAAAGCTGTCCAACAAAGCTAACACGCTTCAGGCAAGGTCTTTGTCATCTGAAACCATCTTAACACTCTTCAGAGCTTCAAGTGGAGGAATTCAAAAGGAATAAGTCACAGGTGTCCACAATATTGATATTCTATTTCTTAGCTGACAATAATGTAGAAAGAGccacagaaagaagaaatcaacTGAGGACCCAATGAACTATAATACTTAGTTTCAACTTATAAGCGATGGCAAGCATCCTGGGTAAGCTACCTGAACCAGGATCTGTTATTTCCAAACTCTGCCTTGAttactgaaaacaaagaaaaccccCAAATCCCACACAAGTAATAGCTCTCCTCTGAACCTATGAAAATCCAGTTGAAACCCAGTTTCGATGGACAAGCCCTGGTGGAGCCTGGGTCAGATGGAAAGAATATCCAGTTTGGTCTTTCATTCTGTggatatttactttctttttgacCACAGACTTTGTCTTCTAGAGCAGGTGTGGTCAGGTCCTTGGCAGGGCTGTGGCTTACTGTGTCAGCCCATGACCAGATAATGGATTTTGACGGTGGCTTCAGATTGACCATCCACTATCAACTGCATCTCCTGCTGGTTTATGAAGCCTGCTGCCTTGTTTCGAGgatttctctttgcctttttttgcTGTGTTGGAGCTGTTTTCTGGATCTGTTGTCTTTATGTTCCCTGATTTACTTCCTTGTATTAGGGGAGCACACCCTCCCATAGCTTTATAAGAAAAGGTATATGTCAGATTTCTTTCTGAGATCTTGAATGGCTGTAATTAATGTTTACCATTAGATCACAGCAGTTATTTATTCCAGTGACACATCTGTCAATACTtgtcattgcttttattttttaatcaaattcgCTAGtctcaataaaaatagaaaaagctaCTGGAAAAGGTAATGGCTTGTATCCCTGAAATATATGCACACATCATCTTTAATACTAAATTCTAGCTGTGTTTTAGCTAATGCcattaaatcatttaaattttactatttaaTTTCCACAACAGTGCCTGACTTGGTACCCTTGCAACCCTTGTTTTACAGGATTAAGAAATCAAGCCTCAGAAGGACTGAAACAGTTGCATGAGGTTACAGATGTAGCAAAAAGCACAAAAGGCTTTGAACCTCACTGTTTGGTACCTGGACAGATTCTGTGGGTGTGAGGAAGAAATTCTATTGAAAGAAGGTTTATAATTCACCTAATTAAAATTCACTGGCTATTATATATTCATACTTAGAGTGACCAAATTGGCTCACCTATGCAAAAGACTGTATTATATCATAAAAATGGAGACTTGGCATGGACTTGCTTTCAGTCTCTTGAACCAGATAGCAAATTTCAGCTACAAAACTAGTATTAATAGATGGAGATCTCAACTGAAATTTGCCAACACTCTTGCAAGTTTTTTCTTGCAGATCCAGGAGGGCAGAGACCTTGCTGATCTTATTTATCACTTGATAAAGGTAAAGGAGTATACCAATGCctggagtgttagtcactcagttgtgtcccactctttgcaaccccatggactgtagcctgccagggtcctctgtccttggaattctgaATTCTctagttaagaatactggagtgagtagccattccttttccaggggctcttcctgacccagggattgaacccacatctcctacattgcaggcaggttctttactttctgagaaaccaggaaagcccagggaaGTGTGGAAGAGCCTGGCATTTAGTAACAGtgctcaatatatatttgttgaatgaaccaCCAATCTTTCTCCAGGGTAAAAGTCATATGGACAGTCTCCACATTCCATCTTTCATATGGAATAAAAGGATAGCCTGGAATGGGCGGGAGTACAACGAATGAGACCTTAAAACCACTCTGGGCTCTACCTCCCAAGTCGTGTACCCCATCTATGGAGGAGGGGTGCTCTTTTCAAATTCACATGTGTAATATGGGCTAGCAGTGATCCAGCCTGTAGGAAATTCACGAGATATGTGTCCCTGAAACTGAGTATAGGTTAAGtgtacttttttttacttttttttttttgatgtggaccatttttaaagtctttattgaatttgctacaacattgcttctgtttcatgttttgattttttttggctctgaggctccttgaccagggatggaacctgcaccccctacagtggaaggtGAAACCACTGggacagggaagtccctaagtgcACTTTCAACAAATAGACTTTAATACTTGGGGAAGCAAAGATTTCCATGTCCCTGCCTTTGGCAATGCTTGACCCACCAATATTCTGACACGACAAGCCATACCATACCAGTTCTCTTCAGTGGTGAACTCCTCACAACCCCCAGGACTCCCTTAGTTCTGCCCGGGATGGTGGAAAGACCGCAGGTGCCAACAGCTTGAAGAACACTCTTCtcaaatgtgtatttttcaaagagGCTTTATGATTCCCTAGCACCTACTTCAACTCTGTAATTTGATAGAAGGCTTTTCAGACTTGATTTAATAAATAAAGATATTGATTGTTTTGAGATTCCTGGCTCTTTTTACAGTTCTGGGAATGAATTATATTGGGCCTTGTCAATATTTATGTCAGTTTGCATTATCTCCCTGTGTTTCTTGACTGGAGTGCTATTGATGTTTGGGGTGGGTCAGTTCTTCATTGGGAGGacagtctccagcattgtaggatATTAATATTCTTAGCCCTTCCCCCCCAAATGCATGTAGTGCCCCAAATCACTGATATACACAGATATTTCCCACATAGTTTCAAGCACCTCCCGGGGAACGGCACCACTATCTAGTGCCCCAACTGATCACAAATTACAGATGACTGAGATATGAAAATAGCCAGGACTAAACATCACCAGATTCCCCAGGGAAAGCATACACCTGGCAGTTGGTCAGCCATTCTCCTCCTATGCACCCGTCTGCTTCCTCTTTATCCTTTAGAGTCTTTATTATGAAACCTGTCAAAATGAATTCTACActgtttcaaagggaaaatgcttccagtaCCTTGGAGGGAGCACAATTTGGAGGGTGTAGGAAGCTTAGTTTGACGTTCTATTTGTTTTCATACATGACATATGATGTTTCCAGGCTCCAAATCTATCCATCTGTCTGACAGTTATTGCCTGTACTGAGTGCAACACTGGTAGCTTAACACACTTTTACTCTCTTTTATCCTTACaacatttttgccacctcttaaaATGCTTTTTACATTCCCATATTCTAGATGAAGCAGCCAACACTTTAAAAGGGTATACATAAAGCTGATCCACTtcattgtacagtagaaactaatgtaacactataaagcaattatacttcagcaaaaaaaaaaaaaaaaaaaaggtatgaaatTCGGCCAGTCAACTTTCTGATTCCAATATCTATTTTCTGACAACAGGATGGTCTCTTGCTGTAAATCTAGTGAAAAATAGTCTTGCGGGAGGGAATGGAGATAGGAGGGCCAGAAAAAGGTTTCTATTCAAAGCACATAGAAGTCTAATCCCCCAGGACACACCAAGCGGCATCATTAGCATCCAACCTGTCACCACCAGCTGGAGTTCCAGCTCATCTCAGATGAATGTGGgatgggcgggggggggggggggggggagcctcTGCAGGCACTTTTCTACTTGGcactgggaaaggagtaaattGGCTGTTGATTCATTAATAAACCAGGATAGAGTGTGGGCACCGATACCAGTCAATCCTCTGCTACCGCCTAGAGAATTTGGCTGCTACAATCTCCCCTTCCTGCCTTGCTGCAAAGAACCATCCAGGACCGGATATctcagaagaggaaggaagagaggaaactgACTGGTTGGTCCTAAGGAAACTGATATGGTGGTTCCGGGGTTCCAGCATGGGATAAAGCAGCAGGAGGAGAACAGACACTGTGACCCCTTAACAccattcatatattcattcattcattcattcacttcgtAATATTTACTGGGCATCTACCACCAGCCAGTTTTCTTCTAGGTGAAGCTAcaccaacaaaaaaacaaatcacAAACAAATACCCCTGCCCTCACTGAGCTTATATTCTAATGAGGGGACACAGACAATAAGCATATTAATACATGGAATAACATATTACACAGAAACAAATACTCTGAGCAAAAAATTACAGGGAGGGGAGAACAGagcttgtgagtgtgtgtgtgggggtaggGAGGTTGATTTTAAAACAGTGATCAGAGAAGCTCTCAGCCAGTGACATATGAATAAAGATCTAAAAGCACCACCATGCTGGGCCCTGTTCCAAGAGGTTCCCACTTTATCTCATTAATACAATAACCCTGAGAAATATGGCTATGATTATCCCCACTTCACAGACAAAGAGTCTGAGGTGAAGAGAAATGCAGTGATTTCTGGAGATCattaggatttgaactcaggcagtcTGAAGTTCAGCGCCTGAACGCTTGAATGTTGGTGCAGACAGCCTACAAACGCGGTATGAGAGAGGGCAAGCTGTGACTGCAAATGAGGCCTCTGTGTGCACCCAGGAAGCCAGTACAGTGCCACACATGGGCAACTGTGGGTAGACTTGCAGGGGGGAAGCGGGTAGAGGCTCTTGATCTTTACGGAGTTTACTGGGACTCTGGGTCTGCGGCTGGGGAGCTGGGTCTGGCGAggcgggtgggtgggggaggaagcTATCTGCAGGGTTGTCCTGGGCCAGCTGCCCCAGTCAGTAAGGTTAGGACCTCGCCAGAGCTCCTCGCCCTCCTGGGTTCTCACAGAGCTCCCACCTGGGCAGCTGAAGGCGGTAGTGGAAGTGAGCTCAGGAAGTAGCACCAGCTGCTTCTACTACAGAGACAGCCACAGAGTTGGCAGAGGTCAGCACAAAGGGCGAGCTGCACGGAGTGCAGGAGCTCCCCAGTGCATTCCCAGGTCTCGAGGGGAGCCTGGGAGTCTTTGGGGGGTGGCAGGAGAGGCTcagagagtcgcaaagagtctgacgcgaCTGAACTAAAGAGAGGCGCAGATATGGTCGCTGTGCAGCAAGTGAGAGATGAACAACTACGTGCTGGGGTAAGAGAGGACAGAGCGACACAGGGTGCACAGAAGAAATGCCTGGAGAGGGAGCAAGCTCACTGGAATAAAGGGACCAAGAGGTGCCGGAAGGGAGTGAAGAAGGGTCAGCTGGCGGAGGAAGAAGCGCAAAGGAACTGCTGTCCCAGAGAGGGCGTGCTCAAACGTGGGACCAGGGGTCTAGAACACATTGGGAAGCGCTTAGGGACCCTCAGAGAGTGGCCCAGGTGGTGCCCCAGGCACAGCAAAGGCAAGACTATGTGCTAAAAAATAGAGACGGTGCTGCCTCTTGAGACCCGGGGCAAGGGATAAGCAAGGAGGGCGCAGAGTCTGCACGCTCAGAGAACGGGGAGCGCTGTTGCTGTTAGAGTGGTGCACTTTGAGGCTCCAGAAAAAAAGGTTGAGAAGTGGATGGGTGCCCAAGAATGTCGGAGGCGGCGGGAGGGAAAACGGAAAGTCCAAGGAAGAACTTGCTTGGTTAGGAGAGAAGGTACAGCGCTGCTCGAAGTGGAAAGCCGCCCGGGGGAGGCTTGGTCAGGGTTCTGAGCGCCACCGGGAGCACAAAGGAGGCGCTGATGGCTGGAGGGAGAGTGCGGAGAGTCTGAGAAAGGTGAGCAGAGGGTAGAAAAGCTCCGGTGCTCCGGGCAGTGAGGAAGGGAGCGGTGAAAAGTGGAGAGTGTGAGGAGTCCCCACGAGGGGGTCCTGCCGCTAGGGTCTTCTGTGCCTGGCTGCTGCGGGTCCTAATTTACTTACCATGATGGAGAAGACTAAAGCCACGATGTTGATGGGGTACGCGGGGCAAAAACAGGCGACGATGGCAAGCCACAAGTAGTTTTGGGGCTTGGGCACGTCCTCCTCGGTCTTGTCATCGTCGGTGTTGGCCTCGGGACTGCTGTCCAAAGCCCTCTTGAAGTCCGAGCTGGGAGCGTACTGAGACATGGGCGAGGTCGGCGGTGCGGGGAGGCGCAAGAGCGCACAGTCCGTGTGGCCTGGGGCTTTGGCCGCAGGCTCCCGGCGAGTCGCTGAAAAGCCAGTGGCGCAGGACTCCAGGGAA
Coding sequences within it:
- the TMEM233 gene encoding transmembrane protein 233 isoform X1; its protein translation is MSQYAPSSDFKRALDSSPEANTDDDKTEEDVPKPQNYLWLAIVACFCPAYPINIVALVFSIMAQNSYEDGDIEGSKRLGRNAKWVAVASIVIGLLVIAISCTVHFTWKA
- the TMEM233 gene encoding transmembrane protein 233 isoform X2, translated to MSQYAPSSDFKRALDSSPEANTDDDKTEEDVPKPQNYLWLAIVACFCPAYPINIVALVFSIMAQNSYEDGDIEGSKRLGRNAKWVAVASIVIGLLVIAISCTVHFTWK